A portion of the Oreochromis niloticus isolate F11D_XX linkage group LG10, O_niloticus_UMD_NMBU, whole genome shotgun sequence genome contains these proteins:
- the zswim7 gene encoding zinc finger SWIM domain-containing protein 7: MRSFLPAVAEQLFRDIQKTYQETSQIPNDLLIALKFVFGSCALQALDLVDQHSVTCLTSPSGRKAFQVTGGSGHLYTCFLSCHYCPCPAFAYSVLRRNEGLVCKHILAVYLSRAMAATQQEIVSDQQMSLLLSGTMDP, encoded by the exons ATGCGCTCGTTTTTACCTGCAGTGGCCGAACAACTTTTCCGAGACATACAGAAAACATACCAGGAGACTTCTCAAA TTCCCAATGACCTGCTGATTGC GCTGAAGTTTGTCTTCGGGTCTTGTGCATTACAGGCTTTGGATTTGGTTGACCAGCACTCAGTCACGTGTTTGACATCTCCCAGTGGACGCAAGGCCTTTCAG GTAACAGGAGGCTCGGGACATTTGTACACTTGCTTCTTGTCCTGCCACTACTGCCCGTGCCCAGCCTTCGCCTACAGTGTGCTACGTAGAAATGAGGGCCTGGTG TGCAAACATATCCTGGCTGTGTACCTGAGTCGGGCCATGGCTGCGACTCAGCAGGAAATCGTATCTGATCAGCAGATGTCCCTGCTGCTCAGTGGGACGATGGACCCGTGA